DNA from Bordetella genomosp. 13:
CTGCTGCAAGCTGTACGCGAGCGAGATGGTCGGCCGCGTGGCCGACCGGGCCGTGCAGATCCATGGCGGCGCGGGCTACATGTCGGAATACGCCGTCGAGCGCTTCTATCGCGACGTGAGGCTGTTCCGCATCTACGAGGGCACGTCGCAGATCCAGCAGCTGGTCATCGCGCGCGAGACGCTGAAAGCCTACCGCTGAACGCATCCGCGGCGCGGCGCGTCCTTGTGCCTGCCCCGCACAATAACGTGCGCAAAACGGAACATGCCGCGCCGCCCGCGGGGCTAATATGCCGGATTCCCCGTCTTACTCTTACGTGCCTGAGCTCATGTCGCAACGTCCCGCCCCCCTGACCGGCATACGCGTGCTGGATCTCACCCGCGTGCTCGCGGGCCCCTGGTGCACCCAGAACCTGGCCGACCTGGGGGCCGAGGTCACGAAGATCGAGCGCCCCGGCACGGGCGACGACACGCGCGAATGGGGCCCTCCGTACCTGAAGGACGAGGCCGGCAACGACACCACCGAGGCCGCGTACTACCTCTCGGCCAACCGCAACAAGCTGTCTGTCGCGCTGGACATCGCCACGCCGCGAGGCGCCGAACTGGTCCGCCAGCTGGCCGAGCAGAGCGACGTGCTGGTCGAGAACTTCAAGGTGGGAGGCCTGCGCAAGTACGGCCTCGATTACGAAAGCCTCAGCAAGGTCAATCCGCGCCTCATCTACTGCTCCATCACGGGCTTCGGCCAGACCGGTCCGTATGCCAGCCGCCCCGGCTACGACTTCATGATCCAGGGCATGGGCGGCCTGATGAGCATCACCGGCGAGCGCGACGACCTTCCTGGTGGCGGCCCGCAGAAGGCGGGCGTGGCCGTGGCCGACCTGATGACCGGCATGTATTCCACCGTGGGCATCCTGGCCGCGCTGCACGAGCGTTCGCGCAGCGGCCTGGGCCAGCACCTGGACATGGCGCTGCTCGATTGCCAGGTGGCCATGCTGGCCAACCAGAATCTCAACTTCATGACCTCGGGCAAGGCGCCGCGGCGCGCGGGCAATGCGCACCAGAACCTGGTGCCGTATCAGGTGTTCGCCGCGCGAGACGGCCACCTGATCGTGGCCGTGGGCAACGACAGTCAATTCCGCAACTACTGCCGCGTGAT
Protein-coding regions in this window:
- a CDS encoding CaiB/BaiF CoA transferase family protein → MSQRPAPLTGIRVLDLTRVLAGPWCTQNLADLGAEVTKIERPGTGDDTREWGPPYLKDEAGNDTTEAAYYLSANRNKLSVALDIATPRGAELVRQLAEQSDVLVENFKVGGLRKYGLDYESLSKVNPRLIYCSITGFGQTGPYASRPGYDFMIQGMGGLMSITGERDDLPGGGPQKAGVAVADLMTGMYSTVGILAALHERSRSGLGQHLDMALLDCQVAMLANQNLNFMTSGKAPRRAGNAHQNLVPYQVFAARDGHLIVAVGNDSQFRNYCRVIGLPELSADARFATNPQRVQNRDVLVPLLAERMATGERDVWLAELEAAGVPAGPINTVDQVYQDPQVLARNMRLDLPHPTAGKVPMAGSPLKFSGSPVQYRHAPPLLGQHTRQVLQERLGLSEDDIRALAQGG